The Prionailurus bengalensis isolate Pbe53 chromosome B1, Fcat_Pben_1.1_paternal_pri, whole genome shotgun sequence genomic interval ATgcttaaaagcagaaaatacagaatttCCTACAAAATCAGGCTCAAAAGGTGAGGACGAATGGTAGCAGATGAGTGGTATTGATGGTGTATGTTTTCACATCTGCTTTGTATGGCTGAGTGTGCATTCTAGGTGTGTGATCATATGCATGTGTATGCTGTATATATTGTCAAAAATCTTACTCCAATTTTGTctatttacaaagtgtttttacAGATAGTTCATTTGGGCTTCtaaatcagtggttttcaaagtggaTTTTACATAACCCAGGGGtatgggaagaaaatattaaaacttggatagttagggcacctgggggactcagatggttgagcgtctgactcttgatttcggctcaggtcatgatcccagggtcgtgggatcatgGTCATGACCCTagggttgagccctgtgttgggttccttgctgagtgtggaacctgcttgggattctctctctccctctctctctctctctctctctctctctctttctctctctctgccccctcctctgtttgcacacacactctctctaaaaaaaaaaaaaaaaaaaaacccaaacccaaaccaaaaaaaaaaacttttatatttaattgttaTCCCATCTTAATATTGCTTTGTCCTGACCGTAGATTTAATTGTAAATGTGCTCCTATTAGGGGTATGAGCGCAAACTTTTTTTACTGGCAACTGCTGCAAGATCAAGAAGATGTGGCAGTTCCTAGTATATAGTCTTAGTGCTTCTCCATGTGTGGCTGGAAAGTCACCCGCATCAACCTATACATATGCCAGGTCCCCACCCAAGACCTACTGAGTTCAAATCTCTGGGAGGTAAGACTCAGAAATCGGCTGTTTGGAAACAAGCACACTGAAAATTGGAGAGTGTCTGCTTTCAACTTGGGAGGTAGGagtcactcccattttacagatggggaaactgaggctccggaAAGTCAAGAAATTTAAACCCAACGTCATACAGCGAGCAAGAGGCGTGGGCTGATTCCACCCCCATTTTTTTAGGATTACAGGGGTGCATGAGTGCTTGGTACCTGCCACATGATCATAACCTCTGAGACCTGGAGGTCATGATGCATGGCTGCAGGTGGTTAACTGAAGAGCCGACCCCCATGGGCTTTCTCCATCTCTAGAAGCCAAGAGAAAAGTGACATCTGAGTCTTGTTATACAAATACacatcctttctttctccctcaggaTTTTAAAGATTAGGTTCAAAATGAGTGAAAAATGTGGTCAGCCAAGTTTCCCATTGCTTCGTCCCAAACATTGGTTTTCTTGAGGCTTTGTTCTCAATTTGGAATTAAGGTCCTCAGAGTAACACGGCCTCGTTCGAGAGACCGAACCTTCTCTGGCTGTTCAAATTCTACTCTCTGCCTGCCTTTCCCGAGACCACTGTAAAGGCCCGTTGTTCAAACAGAGCAGGACAGTCTGAGAATGAAAAGCATGAATAAATGCCAGTTCTCTTCTCTCAAACTGATATGGACTTGTTCTTCCACGACCCTGCATTTATACCTTTATGACACCTGTCACCATCTCCTAATTAGCATCCAGAGTCTCAGCTGTGTGAGGTCTCCTCAACTATAGTGTGAGGAGTTTTTGTGGGttcacccgccccccccccaataatgTGTTGAGTCCTCACCTTACGCCACAGGCTATCCTAGATCGAGGCAAAAGGCACTTGTTCGTGGGGCACCCGGgcagctcaatcagttaagcatccaacttcagctcaggtcatgatctcgcggtttgtgagtctgagccccacgttgggctctgtgctgacagctcagagcctggagcccgcatCAGattgtctccccctttctctgcccctcccatgctcgtgctctgtctctgtctctcaataatgaacaaacgtgaaaaaaaattttttttaaaggcacttgTTAAGAGTTGctttagttgaaaaaaaattgctagcAGTCGACTCCAGGCAACTGATTTAATGTGGCAGGTGAGAATCATCTGGAATCAGCATATGTAATCGGTGCGCCTCAAGTGTTGTTTCTTCAAGTGGCCAAGAGGGCTTGGAAGGTCAGACTGTTCACAGATGTCTACTATAATCTCATGTGTTGGAGAAACTGACAAATTTAGTATACAAATGTGCGACATATTTTTCCCACATATTCACAGGAAAAGCATTTACCATGAAAAACAAATGTCAGCTTGTCTCTGTTTAATTATCACTAGTTCCCAAGTAGAGGATTTGAAAATAACTGAGGTTTACTTtggagttaaaaataaacaaacagaaagcaagaaTTTCCACATTTTCATCTGAAAGTCTAAGTAAGTCCAAGACTGGAGGCTTGGTTCCTGTGACCACACAGGCAAAACTAAGGGAGTCAGATCTTTGCTCACACACTGGGATTTTGTGCCTCCTTTATTCTTCCGAGGGTCTCCTGCTTGCAGATGCTGATGGAAAACTTAGGAAGAGTGAGTCTTATCCTTTGGGTCAGAGGCAGAGTGaagcagaaagggagaaatggCGTCTGGCCAGCAGTTGCTGAGTGTGGACAAATGGGCGTGTGTTAAGCAACCTCAAATTCTCTTTGTTCCTTTGAAGGTCGGGTTTGACAGTTATAACAACTTGCTACTAATGGCCTTGGAAACCAGAGGAAAAATATCTACTTTCATATTTATATGACAGTTCAACTTCTGCCAGTAAAGAACGTGTATGTgcgtatacacatatatacacatacatgtaataTAGTAATAATCTTATATCACAATCACAGTCGAGGTTTAACGTGGTGAATACCTACAGGACGCAGTTTGCTAAGTTCACGGAAGACCAGGATGTCCACTCCTGACCACAGCCAGTGCCTCACGTTCAGGGTGCTTTGGCGCTTTGGGGGCGTTCAGAATATTTGAAAAGTTCACTATTGGCAAGCATCACGTTTCTGATGGGGGGTGCACCCGACTGCAGAAAGAAGACACGCTACACGGGGTGGGACGCTTAATCAGTTGCTAGATAACCCGGTGGATGAAGCTACAGtctggaatttcttttcattctttagaTTCTGACTTCCTCTGACATCCTTTGGTAGAGCCTGGATGTGGGGTTAGACAAAAGGAGCCACGatagctttaaaaacaaacaaacgtaaaaaacaaaacaaaacaaaacaaaccttgaaCACCTTGGCCATCTGCGAACCTTTTTGAAGCAGTTATTCGCacaaaaaagaatctttaaaactTAGGAGAACTGCTGATCATGATGAATATGCGGCCGTCTCAGGATGTAAAATCGTGCACACGTTCCAAGTGCAGGAGTGGGTTTCTGTGCAAGGTACAGAGACCTGTCTGCACTAACTCCTCACCTTACCCTCTTTCTGtctgaatttccttctttccttcttctgttttagAGACAGCAGGGGAAGTCGAGATGCCCGTAGCTGTCCAGTCCTGCTTCCACCGGACCAAAGGTTGAATCCCCTTTGGGGTTATACTGAATGTAAAATACGGCCTTTCGACCTTTAGCAAACTGGCTCTATTCTGAGCTCTATTCTGAGGCTGTAAGCTGACCACCTCAACGCTCAAtgtctcagcgtggagcccaacgcggggcttgaactcacgaccctgagaccaagacctgagctgagatcaagagacggacacttaactgagccaccccagcgccccttcctttattcttttttctgcgTGGAAAGCAAATGTAATGGTTGGACTACACAGTGATCTTGAGAAGGAAGCCAAGATGATAGGAGCACTGGTTGCTGACAGAATGGGACACTCTAGCACCCTGGACTGCTACTTCCGGCCTCTTTTTACACAAGAGGTAAATACGTCTCTATTGTATAAGCCATTTATCACATGCAGCCGAATCTAATCCCAACAGACACACTTGGGGAACTGAAGGACTCACTCTCAAATATGAAGCATTGGGTGTACGAAGtacaataacacacacacacaacgcaTGTAACAAGGACAACAGTTTCTATTTTAGGGGCTCTGTGTGACCTTCTAGGTAGAGATGGTATGTCCCCAAACAAACCCAGGGTAATGTATGCCTGTTAAGCATTTGTCAGGGTGCCGTCCTTAAAGATGCTGGGAAATCATGTTTTCTATTAAATAATTACCAATACGCGGTGATGACATTACAGACATTTCAGTTGTGAGGACATAAAgccatttttaaaggatttgttTTTAGCTAATAAGACTTATCATTTTATTGAGTGCgtcttctgtgccaggcactgtgataaaCACCTGCATCATCTCGTTTAATCTCTACAAACACACACCATTATTACTCTGACTTAACAGATGGGAAAGGAGTAGGGATCAATTACTTGTCTAAGGTCGCATGGCAAAGCTGGAAACCAGACCAAGGTCAGTCGGATTTCAGAGCCTGTGTTATGAAATGCCATCCTAAAGCTCTTctgggttcccatttctctagaTGGACTTGACCGTGCTTTAAATTCTCCACTGGGCCACGTCAGAACGGCAGTTCTCGTTCCTATAAATTACAAGGCGGAAATGCAGAGGGGGCTGTTGTTCGTCCTTAAGGGGAGATCGGCGCGTGCGGTCACGCTGTCACGTGTTTCCACGGCAGGGACAGCCAGCCAAAGCCGTTCTCAGCAAACTGACTTGCTCTCCTCCTCACCTGTTAACTTAGTAGTGCAGCTCTTTACATGGAAGCAAACGTCAAGGCTTACTGACACTCAAGGCTGGCACATTAGAACCGCCTTTGAGTTAAGACAGACACACCCACATGTTGTTATGTTTTAATCAGAATCAGACATTAAAGTGGCATAGAACACTCCATCTGATCTCTTCGCTGTTCCCAATCTCATGAATTTACAAGTCAAATGGTCACAAGCAggtttaagaattattttgacCGGCTTCCCCAATCCCAAAGgagaataaaaagtaataatgtaaaaaaagttAAGGTCAAGGTGTCTTCATATCACAGCTAACAACTAACCATTTGTTTACTAGTGGCTTCTGCCCCATCCTGAATGCTGCTGAGCTTAACTGGATATCAAACAAGTGGTTAGTTATTAGTTCCCTGGGAGACCGTCCCTGAAGGTAAGCCACGCTCTGGGGACACACGAGGCACTTTCAGTGGGGGTAGTTACCTTTTCCGGGTTGGGTACAACGTCTGGCTCTCAGAAGCGAGACAGTGAATTTACCAACAGAACATTCTGTGATTATGCACTCTTGGGATTCAGCACTGGGATTTCCGAGCGTTCTCGGAGGAGGGTTTGTGGGTTGATGAGCAGGCTGTTTAATTTCTGCCTGTGCTGTGGGCACCGGCGCATCGTCCCCTCTCATTTTTATTCCGGCCTCCTGAGTGACACCCCGTCTACACAGCGGGGCTTCCGATACTTCGCAACAAGCGGCCTGGCCGCAGGCACTGCCAATCGCCAGAACGGACGCTGCTGCAAACAGTCGGCGAGGCTGCCCGTTAAGGCTGCACGACGTCAGCTGCGCGCAAGGAGCACGCGCACCGCGCATGCGCGGCGCGACACCTGCTCGGGGGCCCTAATCTGCCTCGTCCGCGTCTTCTCCTGCGGTGGCCGCTTCCAAAGCCGCAAGGGCTTCGGCCACCGCCGCGTCCTCGTCCACCGCATCCCCATTCCCGTCTGCGGTGGAGCCGGGCGCATCCTCCCACCCAGTTCTCGAATCGACCCCGGGCACGGCCTGAGCAGCGTCCTCTTCTTTGAAGCCGACACTTAGGGCTTCTGTTGCCACGGCCTCATTTAAGGAATCCCAGCTTCTCTTCAAGGGGAAGGGCATATTCAAGCCGTGTCCCCCGGCCCTGGGGTGAAGGCCCTCCGGGGGTCCCTCCTCAGGGTGGCTCTCGGGAAGACCGTCCTTTTCTTCCCAGTCAACTGTGTCTCCAGCCGAGCCCCGAAGGGGAGGGTAATCCGGGGCCGGCATCTGGAAGTCGTGGTCTTGTACTTCCAAGGCAGGACCTTCTGCCCTGAGAGCAGCTCTGGGGTCCCCACTTTGGACGACGTGGGTCTCTCGCAGGGCCGGCAGCAGCACACTGTCCCGTCTGCCGGGGCCCCCGCCTTCCCGGAAGGGTGCAGTCGGGGGGGCGCTGTTGGCGGTACTGAGGCAGGAGCCCCTCTCGCCCTGGTGGGGCCCACGGTCCCCAGTGGGCTGcgggggggcggcggggccgaTGCCGTTGACGGCACTGCCAGCCTTGTCCGCGCAGGGTCCCCCCAGCGTGTCCCCCAGAGGGGGCGATCCCGGGGTAGGCCAGCGGGGCTCCTGCCCGCTGCCAGCTCTGCCCCTGCTGGCCGTCCTCTTCAGGCCCTCGCTCTGCAGCTCGTTTTGATGCCCCGGGACTTGGCTGCCCTGTTTGCCTTTCCATTTACCAGCGCCCCCTTCATCCACCTTGCAGCTGTTCACCTCGTTGACGTAGCCAGAGGAGGGCACTTGAACTGGATCGAAGAGATAGCTGGCGGCGACAAGAATGAAGATCAGTCAGTTAGACATTAACTACGGTTATTCACGAATCCCTCTAGGAATAGCTTCCATTATCAACACTCTATGCTTCTACTTTCTGCTTCCTTCTACCATTCCTGTTAATTTCTGCGATTATTCCGTGAAGCCTCTGTGTATGTCTAAACCAAATAGATCTAGTTGGTATAAACCTGTTTTACCACTGGAAATAGGTCTCAGGAAGAGATCTAAGAGACCACAGAACAGGGTGCAAAGTGGTtgatggaattaaaaacaaccaaaaagtaaataaatgtccaATAACAGGGGAATAGGTGGTTAAACACTGATGGCACATCCCCTCCACAGAATAGTATGCAGTCATTAACACGATAAATAAATATGAAGTCTGGACTAGCACGGAAGACActtacaac includes:
- the CB1H4orf19 gene encoding uncharacterized protein C4orf19 homolog, which translates into the protein MGCKCCKMIQSYLFDPVQVPSSGYVNEVNSCKVDEGGAGKWKGKQGSQVPGHQNELQSEGLKRTASRGRAGSGQEPRWPTPGSPPLGDTLGGPCADKAGSAVNGIGPAAPPQPTGDRGPHQGERGSCLSTANSAPPTAPFREGGGPGRRDSVLLPALRETHVVQSGDPRAALRAEGPALEVQDHDFQMPAPDYPPLRGSAGDTVDWEEKDGLPESHPEEGPPEGLHPRAGGHGLNMPFPLKRSWDSLNEAVATEALSVGFKEEDAAQAVPGVDSRTGWEDAPGSTADGNGDAVDEDAAVAEALAALEAATAGEDADEAD